In Mesoplasma florum L1, the DNA window TTCAACATTTTCAAATTCAGTATTATGATCAACAATAAACAATTTAATGTTTTTTTCATTTTTAAAATTATCTTTTGTTAAATAAGAAAAGTATTCTCCTTTATTCTGATACTCAACATATAAATAATTATCATCCTTTGAATTAATATCACAAACTAAATAATCCTTCATTCTTTTCACCTCATATAGTTATTAAAGAAAAAATAAAAAAATCATCTCAATTGAAATGATTTTTATATATTAATGTTCAATTTTTCCTGCTTCATATAAGTTTTTAAAATGACCTTCTTTTTTAGTTAATTCATTAAATGTACCTTCTTGTACAATACCAGCACCATTAGCACCAAGTACTATAATATGATCTACATTTTTAATAGTTGAAAGTTTATGAGCGATAGTAACACTTGTTCTACCTTTCATTAATTGATTCAATTTATTTTGAATTTCTTTTTCAACAATATTATCTAAAGCAGAAGTAGCCTCATCTAAAATTAATAGCTCAGGATTTTTTAAAATCATTCTAGCAATAACTAATCTTTGTTTTTGTCCACCAGATAACATAAATCCACGTTCACCTAGAACAGTTTGATAACCTTCAGGTCAACTCATAACTAATGCATGTAACTCAGCTTTTTTACAAGCTTCAATCGCATCATCATCAGTTGCATCAAATTTACCATATTTAATGTTTTCTAAAACAGTTCCAAAAAGAATTTGTGGTTCTTGTTCTACATAACCAACATGGTCTAAATAATGTGATAAATTTAAATCTTTTAAATCATCTTTATTATTAATTAATATTTGTCCTTCAGTAGGATCATAAAATCTTAATAATAATTTAGCAACTGTTGACTTACCAGAACCAGTTTCACCAACAAAGGCATATGACTTACCATATTGTAAAGTAAAGTTAAAATTAGGTAAGATTAAGTTTTCAGGTTTTTCTGGATATCTAAACTTAACATCTTTGAAAACAATATCACCTTTTAAATCTTTGATTTCTTTTCCTTCATGATAATGAAAATCTAAAATTGATTCAGCATTTAAAGTTTTTAGAATTCTTGAAGAAGAAACTCCTGCCATAGCAGCACCACCAGATATTACAAATAAAGTAATAATTGGACCAGTCAACATCCCTTGTGCCATAACAAAGGCTGGGAATACTTGGAAGAAAGCTTGCATTCTAGCAGTATCTGAATCTCCACCAAAGAAAACTGCAGCAAATACAGGAGCTGTAAATAATAATAAGAAGTCTCCTGCGAAAACAATAACTGAGAATAAACTTAATCATTTACCAATTGGTTTACCTTGATCAAAATAATCAACATGTTTGTCTTTAAAGTATTGTGTTTCATAATCTTCTGTTCCTGAAGATTTAATTAATCTAATTGAAATAACTCGATCAATTACATTACCATTAGTTTTTTCTAAAGTTAATCTAACCTTTTCTCATTTTTTAACTAATGCAATATAACAACCAAAAAATGCAATTAAAATTAATACAAAAATTACAAATCCAACTAAAGCAATTCTTCATTCTAAAATAAAAGTTAAAGATAATCCTATAAGTGATTGAATAACTGCACTAGCAACATTCATTGGAATATCAACAGCTTGATTTCCTACTACTTGAGCATCAGAAATAACATTAGTTAACAATTCTCCAATTTTCTTATCTGAATAATAAGAAATATCTTGTCTAATTAATTTTTCTAAAATTTCATTTCTTAAATGAGTTTCAATTTGTTTTGCAAAAGTATTTGATCATCAATTAAATAAAAATGAGTTAAATAAGTTAAATAATAATAAAGCTACTGAGATAATAATTAATTCTGTTGTCTCTAAACCTCAAAATCTAATTAATCAAAAACCACTTGAAGCAGCTTTTTCTGCATCAGTTAAACTTAAAGCTAAGTTTATTTGGTTTGTTAGCAATGGTGCTAAGAACAACATAGAAGCTCAAAATATAAAGTTAGGAATTACTCATCAGTTTTTCTTAAAGTCTTGTTTATAATATTTAAAAAATAAATATAAAAATGCTCGACTGTTAGAAATTTCTTTTTTCTTTTTCATAATTACCTCCTTAGTGATTTTGTTGTTGTTCTTCTAATAAACCTGCTTCATATAAGTTTTTAAAGTGTCCTTCAACTTTAACTAACTCTTTAAATGTTCCTTGTTGAACTATTCCTTTAGCGTT includes these proteins:
- a CDS encoding ABC transporter ATP-binding protein, with the translated sequence MKKKKEISNSRAFLYLFFKYYKQDFKKNWWVIPNFIFWASMLFLAPLLTNQINLALSLTDAEKAASSGFWLIRFWGLETTELIIISVALLLFNLFNSFLFNWWSNTFAKQIETHLRNEILEKLIRQDISYYSDKKIGELLTNVISDAQVVGNQAVDIPMNVASAVIQSLIGLSLTFILEWRIALVGFVIFVLILIAFFGCYIALVKKWEKVRLTLEKTNGNVIDRVISIRLIKSSGTEDYETQYFKDKHVDYFDQGKPIGKWLSLFSVIVFAGDFLLLFTAPVFAAVFFGGDSDTARMQAFFQVFPAFVMAQGMLTGPIITLFVISGGAAMAGVSSSRILKTLNAESILDFHYHEGKEIKDLKGDIVFKDVKFRYPEKPENLILPNFNFTLQYGKSYAFVGETGSGKSTVAKLLLRFYDPTEGQILINNKDDLKDLNLSHYLDHVGYVEQEPQILFGTVLENIKYGKFDATDDDAIEACKKAELHALVMSWPEGYQTVLGERGFMLSGGQKQRLVIARMILKNPELLILDEATSALDNIVEKEIQNKLNQLMKGRTSVTIAHKLSTIKNVDHIIVLGANGAGIVQEGTFNELTKKEGHFKNLYEAGKIEH